The Triticum aestivum cultivar Chinese Spring chromosome 3A, IWGSC CS RefSeq v2.1, whole genome shotgun sequence genome includes a region encoding these proteins:
- the LOC123058400 gene encoding protein MIZU-KUSSEI 1-like: MRNIMERSPHESSFSFSRRHFKWPVLGKSSSHGATSTAAAEEGFVKISSDKHAEDDEEASLAFSSACRSFHSEDFVSPPPKPLKQHRKNTRPGRTAVSRLRTALAAAISGRHRQVGLGSRLTGTLYGHRRGHVHLAFQVDPRACPALLLELTAPTASLVREMASGLVRIALECERSKGASAFPGTTAGAGAGAGAGAGRKLLEETVWRAYCNGKGCGYAVRRECGAADWRVLRALEPVSMGAGVIPASCGGGEGDVMYMRARFERVVGSRDSEAFYMINPDSGSNANSVGPELSVYLLRV, encoded by the coding sequence ATGAGAAACATCATGGAGAGAAGCCCCCACgagtcctccttctccttctcccggaGGCACTTCAAGTGGCCGGTTCTCGGCAAGAGCAGCAGCCATGGCGCCACTAGCACCGCCGCCGCGGAGGAAGGTTTCGTCAAGATCAGCTCGGATAAGCAtgccgaggacgacgaggaggcgtCCTTGGCTTtctcctccgcctgccggtcctTCCACTCGGAGGACTTCGTGTCTCCCCCGCCCAAGCCGCTCAAGCAGCACCGCAAGAATACTAGGCCGGGCCGCACGGCCGTGTCGCGCCTGCGCACGGCGCTGGCAGCGGCAATCTCCGGCCGGCACCGGCAGGTCGGCCTCGGCTCGCGGCTTACCGGCACGCTGTACGGGCACCGTCGCGGCCACGTCCACCTCGCGTTCCAGGTCGACCCGCGCGCGTGCCCGGCGCTGCTGCTGGAGCTGACCGCGCCCACGGCGTCGCTAGTTCGCGAGATGGCCTCGGGCCTCGTGCGCATCGCACTCGAGTGCGAGCGCTCCAAGGGCGCCTCCGCATTCCCCGGCACCACTGCTGGCGCGGGcgccggcgcgggcgccggcgCGGGCAGGAAGCTGCTGGAGGAGACGGTGTGGCGCGCCTACTGCAACGGCAAGGGATGCGGGTACGCGGTGCGGCGCGAGTGCGGGGCCGCAGACTGGCGGGTGCTGCGCGCGCTGGAGCCCGTGTCCATGGGGGCCGGGGTCATACCGGCGTCATGCGGTGGCGGCGAGGGCGACGTCATGTACATGCGCGCGCGGTTCGAGCGCGTGGTGGGCTCGCGCGACTCGGAGGCATTCTACATGATCAACCCGGACAGCGGCAGCAATGCCAACAGCGTCGGCCCCGAGCTTAGCGTCTACCTTCTTAGAGTTTGA